The Oceanispirochaeta sp. M1 genomic interval AAATAGTTGAAGTTCCAGTTGTTTTGATTGAAGGTCCCCGGATTCTGATAGACAGTCCCCGTCCTGATGGATATTACAGATCCTCCCTATTGCTGGAAGGAAAGTGTATTCCTGTAGAAGAAGGGGATGAAGATAGTCGTGTCCGCTCTCTGACCTGGAAGATCCCTGGCATGGGTGATTATACTAATACAGTTTTTATGGATGAAAACGGCAGTTTTCAGATGGATCTGATGACAGCCGGTCTTGAGGGGACTCAAGTTCTTATTCTGGAATCAGAAGACTTTGCAGGGCGTGTGAGTCGGCAGAGTTTTAACCTTCAGGATGGAAATCAGCCTCCTGGTATTGTGACAGATGTTGAAACTGCAGAGAGAAGCTACGGAGCTCTATTGGCTGTTAAAGGTCAGCTGATCGATCCTTATAAAGGAATTGCCGGGCTGGAGGGTATTCAGTCTCTGACCTACAGGCTTGTTCCCCAGGATCGTGAACTGGGTAATGAGGCATTAAGCGGTTCGATCCGTGTGGAAAGTGACGGAAGCTTTAATATGGCCCTGAATATGAAAGACCGGATGGGTGAGCAGATGCTCCAGCTGGAGGCCCGGGGGAATAATGATTCTCAGGAAACAGTGGTGATCCGTCTTGTTCCCGGAAGCGGAGATATTCCGAGCTTTGCCATGGAGCCTCAGGATGGACGTCTTGTATTCTCATGGGAAGAAGTCAGCGGTGCTCTCGAGCAGAACCTCTATCTTAATAATAATCCGGGTGTAGAACCCGATAAGAATCCTGTCGCCAGCTTCACTAATATTAAACCTCCCCTTGTTCTCGACAGAACTGTCAATGGAAGACTCTACAGGGCAAAACTTGAGATTCTGACTGAAGAGGGACGTTTCTGGTCAGAAGTGAGTGAGGCTGTACCTCTTGCTCCCGGCACATTGGATTTGAAAGCCGAGGGGGGATTTGAACAGGTCAGGCTGAGCTGGAATTCCATTTCTGCTGCCGACTCTTTCAGAATCTGGAGACGAACAGAGGATGAGGAAAAGTTTTCCCTCCTGGTGGATAATCACAGGGGTCAGGAATATATCGATGCAACAGCCACCTATGGAGTGAGCTATTTCTACCGTATAGAACCTGCTGCGGTTTCAGGACCTTTGAGTTATGCCGTACCCGCAGCCAGTGTGGAATCTCCCTCAGAGAAGATTACTCTCTCCTCCCACTATAGACAGATTATTCCCGAGAAGATCTCGGTGCAGGGTGACTATGCCTATATCGCTGCCGGTGACGGCGGTTTTCATATCATGGATATTTCAATTCCTCAGAAGCCTGAGAGCATCGGATTCCTTGATCAGAAGGGAGTCAAAGATGTCTATCTGGGTGAGGAATATGTATATCTGGCTTCCGGGGATGAGGGCTTTCAGGTTGTAAATATTGAAGAGCCCACCAGACCCTATACTGTAATGTCCCGTGTAACACCGGGGGCTCTTTCGGTAGCAGGAAGAGACAATTTTGTATTTCTGGCAGACAGCCAGCTTGGACTTCAGATCTTTGATATTTCAGACAGACAGAATCCTCAGCGTCTCAGTACCATGCGTGATTTGAAAATTACACAGCTGGATCTGCAGGATTCCTATCTCTATGGTGCAATGGGTGATGACGGAATGGTCCTTGTGGATATTTCCAACCCCTACAGTCCCAGGCTTGTTAATACAATCGATGAATTTCCTGTTCATGACATTCTTGTAAAGGATGGTCTTATCTATCTGGCCTGCGGTTCTGAAGGGATGATTATCTATGAAAAGAGATCGGAATCTGAATGGAATGAGCTGAGCCGTTTTGCCAGCCGTGATGCCCGCATGATCCGTCTATGGGAAGACTATGCCATGATTGCTGATGGAAAGGGCGGAATGAAGGCAGTTGATGTGAGCCGTCCTGAAGATCCCCGGAATTTCGGTATCTTCGGCGGTACTGAGGTCAAGGCTCTGGCCATGGCCGATGATTATGCACTTCTTGCGGATATCGGCGGTCTGAAGGTTGTCCGGACATACCTTTTCGGTCAGTCCTTTGTACAGCACAACTGGGTTACTCCCGGTAAGGCTTACGGTGTCATTGCAGATGGCCAAAGGCTCTGGGTTACTGACAGGCAGGGCGGAGTTTCAGTATATCAGGCAGGCAGTCCGGCCAATATGAATGAGACGAGTCTCCTCAGACGTTTTGATACAGATTTTGCAGAGGATATTCTCATAAAGGATGATGTCCTTTATGTGGCAGACGGCCCGGGAGGAGTTAAACTCTTCAGGCTCTCCGATTCATCCCCCGAACCCATGCTGGTTCACCCTGTTACCGGCCGTGCCAGACGGATTATTCCCTACGGTTCACAGCTTGCTGTTATCTCATCGGGTGAAGGGCTGATCTTTCTTGATGAAGATACAGGGGGCAGTCATAATCTGACATATGCTTCACGCTTCTATTCAACAGATCCCCGGGATGCGGCATTCTATGGAACAAGTCTGTTTCTGGGTGATAATAAAGATGGTCTTATTCTGGCTGAGAAGCTGGATGATCAGTTTATGGAAACTGAGCGTTTTACAGAGTACCTGGGAATCAGGCAGCTGATGATCAGGGGCGATATTCTTTACGTTCTCCATAAAAAGGGTGTCACATTGCTGGATATCAGGAATCCTGAACATCCTGTTATCAAGGCTGTGATTTCCAGTAATGATGCTGAAAGCATGCAGTATAAGGGTGATCTATTCTATCTGTCAGAGGGAATTATGGGACTGTCAGTGTATAGGATTGATGATGCGCTGCAGCCTCTGAAAGTGTCTCTCTGTGAAGATGTTTTTGCTGTGGATGCCGCCCCGTCAGGCTCATATGCCTATGTTGCTGATATGGACGGCATTTCTGTATTGAAGGTCATAGTTCCCGAGTGGAAGTAAGTCAGATTTTTTTCATATCCGGGTCTTCCGCCGGATTATGAGTCTTCATATACTCATGTTCCTCAGACACATGATTGATGTACTCCTGGAGTGTCCACTTCAGTGATGTCTGAGTCACCATTGCAAAAACAATGTCCTGGGGTTCTGCAGAGATTGATTTTACTGCCCGCATTATAGAGATAGCCCTTGGTTTGGCGGCGACTCCCATAATTACAACTCTGTGCCCTTCGCGAAGGGGATTGCCGCCAACTGTTTTCCCCTCAAAAAGAGATTCCAGCAGTGCTTCCATCTTCATTTTTGTCATCTCATCGGTCATGGGAGCAAAGCTTGTTTGAAACTCTCCACCCTCGGCAGATATTATTTCCAGGGCCTGAGCCGCCTGTTCTTTTGTAAAACCTCTTAAAAGGCAAATTTCCTGTACCATTTTTTAGTCCTTGTTTCTCACTGCTTCCTACCGGGACAGTGGAGGGGGAATAATGCAAATGTACTCCTTTTTTTCTCTCCTTTCCAATGAAATCGTTCTTCTTATTTGACCCGGCGCTCTTCCGGCAGTATTTTAAAGCTATACTATCTATAATTCCTGACGGAGGAAAATATGGCCCCCCAGAATTTTACAGTAAAAGCTCAGGAAGCAATTTCAGAAGCTTCCCGTCTGGCTCAGAAATACAATCACACTCTTATCGATGAGGAACATCTGCTCCTGGCACTGATGGAGCAGGTAGACGGAGTCATTCCGCCTCTTATGGACCGCCTGGGTATTCACAAGGAATCCCTTCAGGATGAACTGGTCTCAGCGCTCCAGTCAAAACCAAGAGCCTATGGTGATACCATGGAAAGTTCGGCCGCTCCTGCATTAAGAAAGATCTTCATGCAGGCGGAACAGGAAGCCGGCAATTTAAAGGATGAGTTTATCTCCACTGAGCATCTGCTTCTGGCTCTCTCTGTTTCAAAGGGGATCGGCAGTAAAATGCTGCAGCGCCACGGAGTCAGTAAAGATGCGGTTCTGCAGGCTCTTGTCTCCATACGGGGGTCCCATCGGGTTACCTCAGAGAATCCTGAAACCCAGTACCAGGTACTGGACCGCTACTGCCGGGATCTGACTGCCCTCGCCAGACAGGACAAACTTGATCCTGTTATCGGCCGGGATGAGGAGATTCGCCGTGTAATGCAGGTTCTCTGCCGCCGTACTAAGAACAATCCCGTACTGATCGGGGAGCCCGGTGTTGGTAAGACCGCCATAGCTGAAGGCCTTGCCCTGCGTATTGTGGAGGGGGATGTTCCCGATTCACTCAAGGATAAAAAGCTTCTGGCCCTGGATCTCGGCTCCCTTGTTGCAGGTGCGAAATTCCGCGGGGAATTTGAAGAGCGCCTAAAGGCCGTTATTAAGGAGATCACCGATGCCAACGGACAAATTATTCTCTTTATAGATGAACTTCACTCCCTTATGGGGGCTGGCGCCGCCGAGGGGTCTACGGATGCATCCAATCTTCTGAAACCCGCACTGGCCAGAGGAGAGCTACGGACCGTGGGGGCAACCACCCTGGATGAATACCGAAAGCATATCGAGAAAGATCCGGCGTTTGAAAGACGCTTTCAGCAGGTCTATACCGCGGAACCAAGTGTTGAAGATTCTATTACAATTCTGCGTGGAATCAAGGAACGGTATGAGGTACACCACGGTGTACGTATCAGGGATGAAGCCCTGATCTCAGCAGCTGTTCTATCAGACCGCTATATAACTTCACGTTTTCTCCCGGACAAGGCCATTGACCTGGTTGATGAAGCCGCCAGCCGTCTGAAGATGGAAATTGAGAGTCAGCCCCTGGAGCTGGACCGTCTGCAGCGGAAGATACTGCAGCTGGAAATCGAGAAGCAGTCCCTCTCCTCTGAGCCCGATGCGGCATCTAAGGAGAGGCTGGCAGTCATTCAGAAGACTTTGAGTAATCTCCAGGTAGACAGAGATGCTCTCCATCTGCAGTGGCAGAATGAGAAGGGAGTTATTTCCGGTATACGTGACATCAACTCAAAACTGGAAGATCTGAAGCGTCAGGAAGCCCAGTATGAGAGAGAAGGTAATCTGGCGGGAGCAGCAGAAATCAAGCACGGTGCCATTCCCCAGGCTCAGACCGAACTGGCTGCCGCTTCTATGGAGCTTCAGCGAATTCAGGGAGAAAAAAGTCTGCTGAGAGAAGAAGTCCGTGAAGAGGATATCGCCAGGGTAGTCTCCACATGGACCGGTATTCCTGTGGACAAGATGCTCTCCTCTGAGAAGGAAAAATACCTGGTTCTTGAAGAGATCCTCTCAAAACGTGTGATTGGACAGGAGTCAGCCGTACAGACTGTCTCTGATGCTATCAGGAGGAACAAGAGCGGCCTCTCCGACCTGGGCAGGCCCTTGGGGTCATTTATCTTTCTAGGACCCACAGGAGTGGGAAAAACAGAGCTGGCCAAGACTTTGGCAGATTTTCTTTTCAATGATGAAAAGTCTCTGACCAGGTTAGATATGAGTGAGTATATGGAGAAGTTCTCCGTCTCCCGCCTGGTAGGAGCTCCTCCGGGATATGTGGGTTATGAGGAAGGGGGACAGCTTACCGAAGCCGTACGCCGCCGTCCCTATTCAGTCGTACTTTTTGACGAGATTGAGAAGGCACATCCCGATGTATTCAATATTCTTTTGCAGCTTCTTGATGACGGACGCCTGACAGACAGCCAGGGCAGGGTTGTCGATTTCAGGAATGCCATCATTATCATGACCAGCAACCTGGGTTCTGAAATAATTATGGAGAAGGGGACAGGAACCGAAACAAACAAATTGCTCCAGGATCTTTTGAAACGGACTTTCAAGCCCGAGTTCCTGAACAGAATTGATGATATTATTACATTTAACAGCTTGCAGAAAGAGCATATCAGAGGAATCGTACGTCTCCTGACTGCTCAGCTCACTGAGCGTCTGAAAGAGAAGAAGATGAAATTTGATATCAGTGATGATGCCCTGGACTGGCTGGCGGAAGAGGGATTTGATCCTGCCTTCGGAGCCCGTCCCTTAAGAAGAGCCGTTCAGAATCTGATTCAAAATCCTCTTTCAAAGGAGCTGCTTAAAGGAACTTTTCTTGAAGGGGATACGGTGTATTGCAGAAAAGAAGGGGATCAGCTGGTTTTTAAAACAGAAATTTAATTCTTGATTATAGACGGCGTCTGGGAGAAATCCCGGCCTGAATGAATCAGCGTCTAAGATAGGAAAGAGTGGGGGGGAGGACGATGTTGTTTCCGAACTTGTCCTCTCCGTAGCCGTGGTTGGCCAGGGTCTCAAGATCCTGAAGGACTCTTTTGTCTCCCTTGAAGCTGACCGTCGTATCACTGACAATATCGATTTTACCCATAGCCAGATAGAGAGCAATTCCTCTCTTGGAAAACTCACCAAGAGTCTCATTCTCCAATGGAGTCAGGTCCTCAAATGAAAAGTTATTGTCGTAGATCATTATTTTCTGTTTTTCCAGAAGATCCAGAAATACGATTCTCAGAATCTTTTTCATCAGGGGAACATCATACTGTGCCGAAATATCCTGGGCAATCAGTTTATGGGTTACCAGGCACTGGGAAACACTCTTCCGTTTGACCTGATTGATCTCCTCATTGGCTCTGAACAGTTCCAGAGGCATGGAGGCGTTATACTCATTATTTCCCAGCATCATGGTCACATCACTTCCGTAATGAACAACAATCTTTGCTATCAGAGTAGAGGGCCGCACATGGAATCCTCTGTAATTGGGGATGGGAACTTTGATCTCTCCCATCTCGGCGTAATGCTTCAGAATTTCCTTACATAGTTTCTGTGAAGCAAGAATATAACGCTCTGGAAAGGAGATGAAGTACTGCATCAGATGTGTGAGCAGCTCCTTATCCTGTACCGGAGCAGTGAGCACTGTCTTTTCATGAAAATACAGGCTGTGTCTTTCATAGTAATGGGTCATGTTTGTGGCGCATTCCAGCAGGTGGTAGACCACGGATATATGTCCTCGAAGTACGGGGAGGCTGGGATCTTTCTGGGCTACATCGGAACCCGAAAGGTATGTGTCATAAAGGGATTGCAGATTATGAAACTTATTTTCAAGAAGTCTCAGTTTCTCTTCGGAAACCTCTTCGGGAATGGCCGCACTGTACTCTTCCTCATTCAGCTTCTTGTAGATTTTAAGCATGATACTCTCTTCTGCAAGATTCAGAAATGAAGTTGCCAGATAAACTGCGGTTTTACCGGGGTATTCAGATGCCTTTCTGATTCTGTCTGAATGCAGACGTCCCAGAACTTCATTTTCACCGAAGCGGTATGAGCTCATTGGTTTAAGATCATGATTGATATCCAGGCTTTCATTCAGCCGGCATATCTCTTTACAGGATTTCATCAGTATGCTGAAAATTGATGCGATCATACGATCTGTAGCATCAGCAAAGTTCTCATCCAGCTGAACAAGATTGTAAGAGGGGGCTGCGTTTTTTATATGAAGAAGGCTGTAGCCTACCTTTGAGAAGGCCTTGATAACAGCGGTGATTTTTCTTAAAGGACTCCATTGGTCATTATGCTGAGCCCCGTAGGCATCCAGAAGTTCCTCACAGCGTGAGGATTCCAGATACAGGCGCCCCAGCAGGGGTCTGTTGACTTCTTCAGCCCTGTATTCACTGAGTCCTGTAGATATGGACAGCAGATCCTGCAGGTCTTCTGCAATGGATGTCTTAAATGCTTGATTCTCTATTGTTTGCATACTTTCATCTTTGGAACCTGTCTTAATAATTAAATTAAAACCGGAGATTCTGCAATGCTTTTCAGACTCTTTCTTTATTTCTTATCATTAAGCAGGTTGAGTCTTGTGAATATATAGTCCAGATCGTCCGATTTCAGAGTATATTTTTGAATCCAGGTAGCCTCCTTTATTGGTTTGTAGTTGGGGTCATAGAGAAAAATCCGGCTTTGGGGATTATTCTTGTCAAACCAGGCATTCAGATAGATTCTTCCCCGGTCAATCTCAAGGCAGGTGGCTCCGAATCTGTGGATAACGGTGCCCGAATTAAAAAGGCAGG includes:
- the clpB gene encoding ATP-dependent chaperone ClpB → MAPQNFTVKAQEAISEASRLAQKYNHTLIDEEHLLLALMEQVDGVIPPLMDRLGIHKESLQDELVSALQSKPRAYGDTMESSAAPALRKIFMQAEQEAGNLKDEFISTEHLLLALSVSKGIGSKMLQRHGVSKDAVLQALVSIRGSHRVTSENPETQYQVLDRYCRDLTALARQDKLDPVIGRDEEIRRVMQVLCRRTKNNPVLIGEPGVGKTAIAEGLALRIVEGDVPDSLKDKKLLALDLGSLVAGAKFRGEFEERLKAVIKEITDANGQIILFIDELHSLMGAGAAEGSTDASNLLKPALARGELRTVGATTLDEYRKHIEKDPAFERRFQQVYTAEPSVEDSITILRGIKERYEVHHGVRIRDEALISAAVLSDRYITSRFLPDKAIDLVDEAASRLKMEIESQPLELDRLQRKILQLEIEKQSLSSEPDAASKERLAVIQKTLSNLQVDRDALHLQWQNEKGVISGIRDINSKLEDLKRQEAQYEREGNLAGAAEIKHGAIPQAQTELAAASMELQRIQGEKSLLREEVREEDIARVVSTWTGIPVDKMLSSEKEKYLVLEEILSKRVIGQESAVQTVSDAIRRNKSGLSDLGRPLGSFIFLGPTGVGKTELAKTLADFLFNDEKSLTRLDMSEYMEKFSVSRLVGAPPGYVGYEEGGQLTEAVRRRPYSVVLFDEIEKAHPDVFNILLQLLDDGRLTDSQGRVVDFRNAIIIMTSNLGSEIIMEKGTGTETNKLLQDLLKRTFKPEFLNRIDDIITFNSLQKEHIRGIVRLLTAQLTERLKEKKMKFDISDDALDWLAEEGFDPAFGARPLRRAVQNLIQNPLSKELLKGTFLEGDTVYCRKEGDQLVFKTEI
- a CDS encoding DUF3783 domain-containing protein; translation: MVQEICLLRGFTKEQAAQALEIISAEGGEFQTSFAPMTDEMTKMKMEALLESLFEGKTVGGNPLREGHRVVIMGVAAKPRAISIMRAVKSISAEPQDIVFAMVTQTSLKWTLQEYINHVSEEHEYMKTHNPAEDPDMKKI